The Terriglobales bacterium DNA segment GCGGTGACCCACGGATTCCGCCGGATGCCAGGCCCGCCGGAAGTGGACGTCCTCAAGGTTCAAGTCGGTCGTCACAAGAACCTCGTGGCCCGGCTGGACCCTGAGAACTGCGCAATCATCACCGATGCCCGTGACCAGTGACCTTGGTAACCTTCCCTTAAAACGTGCAAGACTTCGCAGGCGCCGGATCAGCTGTTTTTCCGGTTTGGGCAAGGCAGCCGAACTATACACGACTGCCATCAAAAAACCACACTGCCGGTCCCTGAATGATTGGCAGGATGAGAGTTGCTGGAGTAATTCGCGAAGGGTCGCACAAGTTCATGGTCCAAGGTTTCCCCTTGGAAAGTTGACACTGAAAGAAGCCGTCTGTTAGCCTCCAGCTTCCACGAGGCTCCGGAACCTTCGCCCGGGAGTCTCGCTGAGCAGCAAGTGATTCGCTCCCAATTCTGGAGGAGGAGGCCGCGCGCCGGAGACCCACTAGGCAAACCTGCCTCGCGCGGCGACGGAATGAAGTTGGCCCCGGTGCCCTGAGGTCCGTGTGCTTGGCTCGTGGGCGGTTCATTTCTGTTTTGGAGTGGATTATTGCGTAAACGGACTTACATCCTGTTCGTGGCTCGGGACGCCGACGGAGAGCTGCGTAAAGTCAACATTCCCCTGCACTATGCCTACGTCTTCATGGTAGGCGCGCTGATCGGCATGCTGATGGTCACGGGCATGGCCGGATCGTATACCCGCATGCTGATGAAGGTGACCCGTTTCAACCAGCTCCGTTCCGAGACCGCCGCCTTGAGGAATCGTTACAGCCGCCTGGAACAAGCGGCCCGCGAAAAGGACATGCAGGTGGCATCGCTGGGCTCTCTGGCCAATGAAGTCTCGGCGCTATATGGATTGAAATCCGATCCCGTGCTCAAGAAGCTCACCGCGGATGAGGGTGACGCGGACGTGGAATGGTCGCTTGACCAGCTCACTGCCCTGCGCCGTACTGCGCTGAGCGGAGCCGCTACGCTGGGCGTTTCCATGAATCTCGCGCATCCCACCATGGAAGACTGGGCGCGGCTGGC contains these protein-coding regions:
- a CDS encoding M23 family metallopeptidase, which produces MRKRTYILFVARDADGELRKVNIPLHYAYVFMVGALIGMLMVTGMAGSYTRMLMKVTRFNQLRSETAALRNRYSRLEQAAREKDMQVASLGSLANEVSALYGLKSDPVLKKLTADEGDADVEWSLDQLTALRRTALSGAATLGVSMNLAHPTMEDWARLAQVPTLWPVEGPITAAFGERIDPFNGEGAFHRGVDISSEFGSRIVAPAEGVVIFASAYAGYGRMIEIDHGRGVVTRYGHLSSWAVTAGQHVQRGQVIGYVGSSGRSTGPHLHYEVWLHDVPVNPYKYLRVSTTTALAGGS